The following proteins come from a genomic window of Diorhabda sublineata isolate icDioSubl1.1 chromosome 7, icDioSubl1.1, whole genome shotgun sequence:
- the LOC130446387 gene encoding glutamate receptor ionotropic, kainate 2-like isoform X2, translating to MRGAVFEANENFEKAFNFAIETANKNYNGTEFEFAPIIRNNLTWDNPYSVMTNTCSIFDEGVIGIFGPKSLQNIAVVQSLCDFKEIPHIVTRWNYWSTRDDIMVNLYPHPQYLSYAYYQIISTKDWKSLTILYDDNESLVRVSSLIEDAQNDGIPVQIIQLDPSNSGNYRTAMRKLKATEQTYIVLDCSIEKLFEVLSQIQQAGLMNERFSYLITNLDAHTENLMPFQYSNANITGIRLVDPEKEYTQKIAQEFFSKDTDLLELSAWKLTSETALVIDAMTMFTNSFIDRQKSSSIRIVAENNNSLQCDDTNSWEHGFSLVNMMKSYEYEGLTGQVKFDNQGFRSNFELTVFELLEGGITDVGTWSFSKGLNITRAKDTIEEEDEESLRNKSFVVQITLTEPYGMLKLTTNHLSGNGMYEGYAIDLIEKLAEMEGFNYTFIVREDKSNGAYDNKTKKWTGMIGDLLNNVSDLAICDFTITSDREEVVDFTDPFMTLGISILFRKAEKAPPSFFSFADPFGLDTWICLGVAFFTVSVALYFMGRLCADEWTNPYPCIEEPEFLVNQFSLSNALWFATGALLAQGSEIAPIAISTRMASGIWWYFCLIMSASYTANLACFLATENPIKLFTDLQSLYDNQHDIKYGAKFGGATVRYFMSAEEGTLLWKVGQHMLHHPEDLPKENDLGVARAEKEPFAFFMESSSIEYATQRHCTLEQYGDNLDQKGYGIAMRKGSPYRKRLSLAILKLQQNHFLDDLKTKWWEERRGGGACSGNEEVSEADPLGIKNVEGCFSCTVYGTCLAVVLVIFEHILYICKVKVRTKTSLLKIFKLEWLAYINFNSPSKPNLMIDNKSETEEDSQKEMIEEEEKIIESKTKSLSPRSRSSSISRARLRYKRKSFLNGNSYTPQSNEYVKPEPVDNQRSKPQPYGFVFPVNNGSVESKSQQCESSYPISSISSKSKTGSYGFVIPKSKGNSGK from the exons GTGCTGTATTCGaagcaaatgaaaattttgaaaaagcatTTAACTTTGCTATAGAAACtgctaataaaaattataatggaaCCGAATTTGAATTCGCGCCAATAATTAGGAACAACTTGACGTGGGATAATCCTTACTCCGTGATGACTAACACTTGTTCAATTTTTGATGAAGGAGTCATAGGAATTTTTGGTCCGAAATCACTGCAGAATATTGCTGTTGTGCAATCTTTGTGCGATTTTAAGGAAATTCCGCATATTGTAACAAG ATGGAACTACTGGTCTACGCGTGATGATATTATGGTGAATCTCTATCCGCATCCTCAATATTTATCATATGcttattaccaaattatttcaacaaaggaCTGGAAAAGCCTCACAATTCTATACGATGATAATGAAAGTTTGGTGAGAGTATCTTCTCTCATTGAAGATGCTCAAAACGATGGAATTCCTGTACAAATAATTCAGTTGGATCCCTCAAACTCTGGTAATTACAG aaCAGCAATGCGAAAGCTGAAAGCCACGGAACAAACATACATCGTTTTAGATTGCAGCATTGAAAAACTGTTCGAAGTTTTATCTCAAATACAACAAGCGGGTCTTATGAATGAGAGGTTCAGTTATCTAATAACAAATCTGGATGCTCATACTGAAAATTTGATGCCGTTTCAATATAGTAACGCAAACATTACCGGT atCAGATTAGTGGACCCTGAAAAagaatatacacaaaaaatagcACAAGAGTTTTTTTCAAAGGATACAGATTTATTGGAACTTTCAGCTTGGAAATTGACTTCAGAAACTGCTTTAGTCATAGACGCTATGACCATGTTTACAAACTCTTTCATTGATAGACAGAAATCAAGTTCAATTAGAATAGTAGCTGAGAATAATAATAGTTTACAATGCGATGACACCAATAGTTGGGAACATGGCTTTAGTCTGGTCAACATGATGAAATcg TATGAATATGAAGGATTAACAGGACAAGTTAAATTCGATAACCAAGGCTTTCGCAGCAATTTCGAATTGACAGTTTTTGAATTATTGGAGGGAGGTATCACAGATGTTGGTACATGGAGTTTTTCAAAGGGTCTCAATATAACAAGAGCTAAAGATACTATCGAGGAAGAAGATGAGGAAAGTTTGCGGAATAAATCTTTCGTTGTACAAATCACTCTA acAGAACCTTATGGTATGTTAAAGTTAACAACCAATCATCTTTCTGGAAATGGAATGTATGAAGGTTATGCTATCgatttaattgaaaagttaGCAGAAATGGAAGGATTCAATTATACATTCATAGTTAGGGAGGATAAAAGTAATGGAGCTTAtgataacaaaacaaaaaagtggACTGGAATGATTGGAGACCTTTTAAACAAC GTGTCTGATTTGGCTATTTGCGATTTCACAATAACATCAGATAGAGAAGAAGTAGTTGATTTCACAGATCCTTTCATGACTTTAG GTATAAGTATCTTATTTAGAAAAGCCGAAAAAGCGCCTCCGAGCTTCTTTTCTTTCGCCGATCCATTCGGTTTGGATACTTGGATATGTTTGGGTGTAGCTTTTTTTACGGTATCTGTTGCGCTCTATTTCATGGGCAGACTATGCGCCGACGAATGGACGAATCCGTATCCGTGCATAGAAGAGCCTGAATTTTTGGTTAACCAGTTCAGTCTTTCGAACGCACTATGGTTCGCCACCGGAGCTCTACTAGCTCAAGGATCTGAAATAGCTCCAAT TGCAATATCTACACGTATGGCTTCTGGTATATGGTggtatttttgtttaataatgaGTGCGTCGTACACAGCCAATTTAGCTTGTTTCTTAGCGACAGAGAATCCGATAAAACTTTTTACTGATCTTCAGAGCCTCTACGACAATCAACATGACATTAAATATGGTGCTAAATTTGGTGGAGCAACTGTTCGTTATTTTATG agTGCAGAAGAGGGAACGCTGCTTTGGAAAGTAGGCCAACATATGCTACATCATCCTGAAGATTTACCAAAAGAGAACGACCTTGGCGTAGCAAGAGCAGAAAAAGAACCATTCGCCTTTTTTATGGAATCTTCTTCTATCGAGTATGCGACACAGAGGCATTGTACTTTAGAACAATATGGAGATAATCTTGATCAAAAAGGATATGGTATAGCGATGAGAAAGG gTTCTCCATATAGAAAAAGATTGAGTCTAGCAATATTGAAACTTCAACAGAACCATTTCCTTGATGATTTGAAAACCAAGTGGTGGGAAGAAAGAAGAGGTGGAGGTGCTTGTTCT ggTAACGAAGAAGTTTCTGAAGCAGATCCGCTAGGAATAAAAAACGTTGAAGGTTGTTTTTCCTGCACTGTTTACGGTACTTGTTTGGCAGTTGTACTGGTGATATTCGaacatatattatatatatgtaaaGTTAAAGTTAGAACCAAAACATctctattgaaaattttcaaattagaatGGTTAGCTTATATAAACTTCAACAGTCCTAGTAAACCAAATTTGATGATAGATAATAAATCGGAAACCGAAGAGGATAGCCAAAAAGAAATGATCGAAGAAGAGGAGAAGATAATTGAGTCAAAAACTAAGTCACTATCTCCCAGATCTAGATCAAGTTCGATATCAAGAGCTAGATTGAGATATAAAAGGAAGTCTTTTCTGAATGGAAATTCTTATACACCACAATCCAATGAATATGTTAAACCTGAACCTGTTGATAACCAAAGATCTAAACCACAACCGTATGGTTTCGTTTTTCCTGTAAATAATGGCAGTGTCGAATCTAAATCACAACAGTGCGAATCGAGTTACCCGATATCTAGTATCAGTTCGAAATCCAAAACCGGTTCCTACGGGTTTGTTATTCCCAAATCTAAAGGTAAcagtggaaaataa
- the LOC130446387 gene encoding glutamate receptor ionotropic, kainate 2-like isoform X1: MMLFSVAVVACIFHCSLCDILNIGAVFEANENFEKAFNFAIETANKNYNGTEFEFAPIIRNNLTWDNPYSVMTNTCSIFDEGVIGIFGPKSLQNIAVVQSLCDFKEIPHIVTRWNYWSTRDDIMVNLYPHPQYLSYAYYQIISTKDWKSLTILYDDNESLVRVSSLIEDAQNDGIPVQIIQLDPSNSGNYRTAMRKLKATEQTYIVLDCSIEKLFEVLSQIQQAGLMNERFSYLITNLDAHTENLMPFQYSNANITGIRLVDPEKEYTQKIAQEFFSKDTDLLELSAWKLTSETALVIDAMTMFTNSFIDRQKSSSIRIVAENNNSLQCDDTNSWEHGFSLVNMMKSYEYEGLTGQVKFDNQGFRSNFELTVFELLEGGITDVGTWSFSKGLNITRAKDTIEEEDEESLRNKSFVVQITLTEPYGMLKLTTNHLSGNGMYEGYAIDLIEKLAEMEGFNYTFIVREDKSNGAYDNKTKKWTGMIGDLLNNVSDLAICDFTITSDREEVVDFTDPFMTLGISILFRKAEKAPPSFFSFADPFGLDTWICLGVAFFTVSVALYFMGRLCADEWTNPYPCIEEPEFLVNQFSLSNALWFATGALLAQGSEIAPIAISTRMASGIWWYFCLIMSASYTANLACFLATENPIKLFTDLQSLYDNQHDIKYGAKFGGATVRYFMSAEEGTLLWKVGQHMLHHPEDLPKENDLGVARAEKEPFAFFMESSSIEYATQRHCTLEQYGDNLDQKGYGIAMRKGSPYRKRLSLAILKLQQNHFLDDLKTKWWEERRGGGACSGNEEVSEADPLGIKNVEGCFSCTVYGTCLAVVLVIFEHILYICKVKVRTKTSLLKIFKLEWLAYINFNSPSKPNLMIDNKSETEEDSQKEMIEEEEKIIESKTKSLSPRSRSSSISRARLRYKRKSFLNGNSYTPQSNEYVKPEPVDNQRSKPQPYGFVFPVNNGSVESKSQQCESSYPISSISSKSKTGSYGFVIPKSKGNSGK, translated from the exons GTGCTGTATTCGaagcaaatgaaaattttgaaaaagcatTTAACTTTGCTATAGAAACtgctaataaaaattataatggaaCCGAATTTGAATTCGCGCCAATAATTAGGAACAACTTGACGTGGGATAATCCTTACTCCGTGATGACTAACACTTGTTCAATTTTTGATGAAGGAGTCATAGGAATTTTTGGTCCGAAATCACTGCAGAATATTGCTGTTGTGCAATCTTTGTGCGATTTTAAGGAAATTCCGCATATTGTAACAAG ATGGAACTACTGGTCTACGCGTGATGATATTATGGTGAATCTCTATCCGCATCCTCAATATTTATCATATGcttattaccaaattatttcaacaaaggaCTGGAAAAGCCTCACAATTCTATACGATGATAATGAAAGTTTGGTGAGAGTATCTTCTCTCATTGAAGATGCTCAAAACGATGGAATTCCTGTACAAATAATTCAGTTGGATCCCTCAAACTCTGGTAATTACAG aaCAGCAATGCGAAAGCTGAAAGCCACGGAACAAACATACATCGTTTTAGATTGCAGCATTGAAAAACTGTTCGAAGTTTTATCTCAAATACAACAAGCGGGTCTTATGAATGAGAGGTTCAGTTATCTAATAACAAATCTGGATGCTCATACTGAAAATTTGATGCCGTTTCAATATAGTAACGCAAACATTACCGGT atCAGATTAGTGGACCCTGAAAAagaatatacacaaaaaatagcACAAGAGTTTTTTTCAAAGGATACAGATTTATTGGAACTTTCAGCTTGGAAATTGACTTCAGAAACTGCTTTAGTCATAGACGCTATGACCATGTTTACAAACTCTTTCATTGATAGACAGAAATCAAGTTCAATTAGAATAGTAGCTGAGAATAATAATAGTTTACAATGCGATGACACCAATAGTTGGGAACATGGCTTTAGTCTGGTCAACATGATGAAATcg TATGAATATGAAGGATTAACAGGACAAGTTAAATTCGATAACCAAGGCTTTCGCAGCAATTTCGAATTGACAGTTTTTGAATTATTGGAGGGAGGTATCACAGATGTTGGTACATGGAGTTTTTCAAAGGGTCTCAATATAACAAGAGCTAAAGATACTATCGAGGAAGAAGATGAGGAAAGTTTGCGGAATAAATCTTTCGTTGTACAAATCACTCTA acAGAACCTTATGGTATGTTAAAGTTAACAACCAATCATCTTTCTGGAAATGGAATGTATGAAGGTTATGCTATCgatttaattgaaaagttaGCAGAAATGGAAGGATTCAATTATACATTCATAGTTAGGGAGGATAAAAGTAATGGAGCTTAtgataacaaaacaaaaaagtggACTGGAATGATTGGAGACCTTTTAAACAAC GTGTCTGATTTGGCTATTTGCGATTTCACAATAACATCAGATAGAGAAGAAGTAGTTGATTTCACAGATCCTTTCATGACTTTAG GTATAAGTATCTTATTTAGAAAAGCCGAAAAAGCGCCTCCGAGCTTCTTTTCTTTCGCCGATCCATTCGGTTTGGATACTTGGATATGTTTGGGTGTAGCTTTTTTTACGGTATCTGTTGCGCTCTATTTCATGGGCAGACTATGCGCCGACGAATGGACGAATCCGTATCCGTGCATAGAAGAGCCTGAATTTTTGGTTAACCAGTTCAGTCTTTCGAACGCACTATGGTTCGCCACCGGAGCTCTACTAGCTCAAGGATCTGAAATAGCTCCAAT TGCAATATCTACACGTATGGCTTCTGGTATATGGTggtatttttgtttaataatgaGTGCGTCGTACACAGCCAATTTAGCTTGTTTCTTAGCGACAGAGAATCCGATAAAACTTTTTACTGATCTTCAGAGCCTCTACGACAATCAACATGACATTAAATATGGTGCTAAATTTGGTGGAGCAACTGTTCGTTATTTTATG agTGCAGAAGAGGGAACGCTGCTTTGGAAAGTAGGCCAACATATGCTACATCATCCTGAAGATTTACCAAAAGAGAACGACCTTGGCGTAGCAAGAGCAGAAAAAGAACCATTCGCCTTTTTTATGGAATCTTCTTCTATCGAGTATGCGACACAGAGGCATTGTACTTTAGAACAATATGGAGATAATCTTGATCAAAAAGGATATGGTATAGCGATGAGAAAGG gTTCTCCATATAGAAAAAGATTGAGTCTAGCAATATTGAAACTTCAACAGAACCATTTCCTTGATGATTTGAAAACCAAGTGGTGGGAAGAAAGAAGAGGTGGAGGTGCTTGTTCT ggTAACGAAGAAGTTTCTGAAGCAGATCCGCTAGGAATAAAAAACGTTGAAGGTTGTTTTTCCTGCACTGTTTACGGTACTTGTTTGGCAGTTGTACTGGTGATATTCGaacatatattatatatatgtaaaGTTAAAGTTAGAACCAAAACATctctattgaaaattttcaaattagaatGGTTAGCTTATATAAACTTCAACAGTCCTAGTAAACCAAATTTGATGATAGATAATAAATCGGAAACCGAAGAGGATAGCCAAAAAGAAATGATCGAAGAAGAGGAGAAGATAATTGAGTCAAAAACTAAGTCACTATCTCCCAGATCTAGATCAAGTTCGATATCAAGAGCTAGATTGAGATATAAAAGGAAGTCTTTTCTGAATGGAAATTCTTATACACCACAATCCAATGAATATGTTAAACCTGAACCTGTTGATAACCAAAGATCTAAACCACAACCGTATGGTTTCGTTTTTCCTGTAAATAATGGCAGTGTCGAATCTAAATCACAACAGTGCGAATCGAGTTACCCGATATCTAGTATCAGTTCGAAATCCAAAACCGGTTCCTACGGGTTTGTTATTCCCAAATCTAAAGGTAAcagtggaaaataa